In one Acidimicrobium ferrooxidans DSM 10331 genomic region, the following are encoded:
- the dnaX gene encoding DNA polymerase III subunit gamma/tau — MAEPYQSLYRRFRPRRFGEVRGQERVTETLRRAVAEGHVSHAYLFSGPRGTGKTSTARILAMALNCEAPVDGEPCLACASCEAVVRGSSADVEELDAASNSGVDSIRWITQTVAAAPVGRWRVYIVDEVHMLSQAASNALLKTLEEPPAHVVFILATTNPAKVLATVRSRTQHFAFRLLDDASVDALVAEVLEALGASLSDEALAYVRRRGGGSARDTLSVLEQVLALGGVVNDAADGAVALAQAIADGDLASAVRIASDAFEGGIDPTELVADTVGDLGRRFVAEALAGARGAELARLSRPLETLGRLGAGLRDALDPQVVVLAGLAEALAPDARLSALEARVAALEADLAGAGHMPRPKPPTGEPLPARTTSPEPAGHSASPNVAEPETSQPETRERASRAPARGLQDARRGGDEHPGASTEQRPSSLDRVRAAFARNQQRADVDRGEPSEPVATTPAPHGDDDQPAAAPDAHGSPVPSGLADEATRAAGPASLEARRQRLQARWFDDVMAKAPRVLRPLLAHARLAIRDERIVVAVDNRTVAERLVPHLAEIVALVGPDEFAEPPEIVVDPGSSQTSSRAPAASVDDRDPGDEDGVDLTDAPSSDATPVRDLSESVIEANVRSIFEDARRLP; from the coding sequence GTGGCCGAGCCTTACCAGTCGCTGTATCGGCGCTTTCGACCGCGGCGCTTCGGCGAGGTCCGAGGTCAGGAGCGCGTCACCGAGACCTTGAGGCGCGCGGTGGCCGAGGGGCATGTCTCGCACGCCTACCTCTTCTCGGGCCCGCGGGGAACCGGGAAGACCTCGACTGCTCGTATCCTCGCGATGGCGCTCAACTGCGAGGCGCCCGTCGATGGTGAGCCGTGTCTCGCCTGCGCGTCGTGCGAGGCCGTCGTGCGCGGCAGCTCCGCGGACGTCGAGGAGCTCGATGCAGCGTCGAACTCCGGTGTGGACTCCATTCGATGGATCACCCAGACCGTTGCGGCTGCGCCGGTCGGGCGGTGGCGCGTCTACATCGTCGACGAGGTCCACATGCTCTCGCAGGCAGCGTCGAACGCCTTGTTGAAGACGCTCGAGGAACCGCCGGCGCACGTCGTGTTCATCCTCGCGACGACCAACCCGGCCAAGGTGCTCGCAACCGTGCGCTCGAGGACGCAGCACTTCGCCTTTCGCCTGCTCGACGACGCATCGGTCGATGCGTTGGTCGCCGAGGTCCTGGAGGCGCTCGGCGCCAGCTTGTCCGACGAGGCGCTGGCCTACGTGCGTCGGCGGGGCGGAGGATCTGCGCGTGACACGCTCTCGGTTCTTGAGCAGGTCCTCGCGCTCGGAGGCGTGGTGAACGACGCGGCCGACGGCGCCGTCGCGCTCGCACAGGCGATCGCAGACGGTGACCTCGCGTCCGCGGTGCGCATCGCGAGCGATGCCTTCGAGGGCGGCATCGACCCGACAGAACTCGTCGCCGACACCGTGGGCGATCTCGGTCGACGGTTCGTGGCCGAGGCGCTGGCCGGTGCGCGAGGGGCGGAGCTCGCTCGGCTCTCGCGGCCGCTCGAGACCCTCGGACGCTTGGGGGCGGGCCTGCGCGATGCGTTGGACCCACAGGTGGTCGTGCTCGCAGGGCTCGCCGAGGCGCTGGCGCCGGACGCGAGGCTCAGCGCGCTCGAGGCTCGCGTGGCCGCGCTCGAGGCCGACCTCGCAGGAGCCGGTCACATGCCGAGACCCAAGCCACCGACCGGCGAGCCACTGCCGGCCCGGACCACGAGCCCCGAGCCCGCCGGGCACTCGGCGTCGCCAAACGTTGCGGAGCCTGAGACCAGCCAGCCAGAGACCCGGGAGCGAGCGTCCCGCGCACCAGCGCGCGGACTCCAAGATGCTCGGCGTGGTGGCGACGAGCATCCTGGTGCGTCCACCGAGCAGCGGCCCTCGTCGCTCGATCGCGTGCGTGCTGCCTTCGCGAGGAATCAGCAGCGGGCCGATGTCGACCGTGGCGAGCCATCCGAGCCCGTCGCGACCACCCCGGCCCCTCATGGAGACGATGACCAGCCCGCGGCGGCCCCCGACGCGCACGGCTCCCCGGTGCCGAGCGGGCTCGCTGACGAAGCAACGCGAGCCGCTGGGCCCGCGTCGCTCGAGGCCCGTCGGCAGCGACTGCAGGCACGCTGGTTCGACGACGTGATGGCCAAGGCGCCCCGGGTCCTGCGTCCGCTCCTCGCGCACGCTCGTCTCGCGATCCGAGACGAGCGCATCGTGGTGGCGGTCGACAACCGAACGGTTGCCGAGCGGCTCGTCCCCCATCTCGCCGAGATCGTCGCGCTCGTCGGCCCGGACGAGTTTGCCGAGCCGCCCGAGATCGTCGTCGACCCTGGATCGAGTCAGACGTCGTCCCGGGCGCCCGCTGCGAGCGTCGACGATCGCGATCCAGGCGACGAGGACGGCGTCGATCTCACCGACGCCCCCTCGTCCGATGCGACCCCCGTGCGCGACCTCAGCGAGTCGGTGATCGAGGCCAACGTCCGCAGCATCTTCGAGGATGCTCGACGGCTCCCATGA
- the recR gene encoding recombination mediator RecR has product MNSLPPTLDALIEELGRLPGIGPKSAQRIALALIVRGPAAAHRLADVLVTATERLGRCDRCGALAEGARCPICDDPARDPRIVLVVEGDRDVWAFERARRFRGTYHVLGGVISPMDGVGPDDLAIGRLIARVEAEPIEEVVVATSPTVEGETTATYLARVLAGRVGVSRLATGVPVGGELEYVDELTLARALEGRRPFDDAGPRR; this is encoded by the coding sequence ATGAACTCACTGCCTCCAACGCTGGACGCGCTCATCGAGGAGCTCGGTCGATTGCCTGGCATCGGTCCGAAGTCGGCGCAACGCATCGCGCTGGCGCTCATCGTGCGCGGCCCGGCCGCTGCGCACCGGCTCGCAGACGTCCTCGTCACCGCGACCGAGCGGCTCGGTCGTTGTGACCGCTGCGGGGCGCTCGCAGAGGGGGCGCGCTGCCCGATCTGCGACGATCCGGCCCGAGATCCGCGCATCGTCCTCGTCGTCGAGGGCGATCGCGACGTGTGGGCCTTCGAGCGGGCGCGACGTTTCCGAGGGACCTACCACGTCCTCGGCGGCGTGATCAGCCCCATGGACGGCGTCGGACCTGATGATCTCGCCATCGGCCGGCTCATCGCTCGCGTCGAGGCCGAGCCGATCGAGGAGGTCGTGGTCGCGACCTCGCCGACCGTGGAGGGCGAGACGACGGCGACCTACCTCGCCAGAGTGCTGGCCGGGCGCGTCGGTGTCTCGCGTCTTGCGACCGGCGTGCCCGTCGGCGGCGAGCTGGAGTACGTCGACGAGCTGACCTTGGCGCGCGCGCTCGAGGGCCGACGGCCCTTCGACGACGCGGGGCCGCGCCGCTAG
- the mce gene encoding methylmalonyl-CoA epimerase, with the protein MDEPEIDHVGIAVDDLDAAIARWEALGARLAHREHVDSDGIEEVMLAVGPSFIQLVAPTREDSPVARFLARRGPGIHHLALRVQSCRDALEEARRQGFDPIDEVPRRGSRGTTVAFVHPRSTGGVLIEFVEEPPATD; encoded by the coding sequence ATGGACGAGCCTGAGATCGACCACGTCGGCATCGCGGTCGACGACCTCGACGCGGCGATCGCCCGGTGGGAGGCGCTCGGGGCACGACTCGCCCACCGCGAGCACGTCGACTCCGACGGCATCGAGGAGGTCATGCTCGCGGTCGGGCCGAGCTTCATTCAGCTGGTTGCTCCGACCCGCGAGGACTCGCCGGTCGCTCGCTTTCTCGCCCGTCGAGGGCCCGGCATCCACCACCTCGCCCTCCGAGTGCAATCGTGTCGCGACGCCCTCGAGGAGGCTCGACGTCAGGGCTTCGACCCGATCGACGAGGTACCCCGCCGAGGATCGCGCGGCACGACGGTTGCCTTCGTCCATCCCCGCTCCACCGGTGGCGTCCTGATCGAGTTCGTCGAAGAACCGCCTGCAACCGACTGA
- the ccrA gene encoding crotonyl-CoA carboxylase/reductase, translating into MPSFLTEAVLAGADPAELAATPVPDHYRACYVQQSDIERVAHLDPAVRDPGTTLHIGDVPMPELGPDEVLVAVMASSINYNTIWSALFEPVPTFQFLARLGRSPRPLDQRHNLPYHVIGSDAAGVIVRTGPAVRRWQIGDRVVVHCNAVDDQDPSAHDDSMLASEQRIWGYETNFGGLAEFTIVRANQLMPKPRHLSWEEAAVNPLTNSTAYRMLVSPNGAQMRQGQVVLIWGATGGIGSYGVQYVLNGGGIPVGVVSSPRKAALLRRMGCEYVIDRSERNYQFWRDDDTQDETEWRRFGQDIRDLVGEDPDIVFEHPGRATMGASVYVAKRGGTIVTCAATSGHWISYDNRHLWMKLKTIKGSHFANYREAWEANRLIERGRIQPVLSATYPLEEVAEAVRTVRQNRHEGKVGILCLSPTPGLGIDDPEARTAIGEDRIALFARFAAEQTTAPEQRGGDDGRA; encoded by the coding sequence ATGCCGTCGTTCCTCACCGAGGCTGTGCTCGCTGGCGCGGATCCCGCCGAGTTGGCGGCGACACCGGTCCCGGACCACTACCGGGCCTGCTACGTCCAGCAGTCCGACATCGAGCGTGTTGCCCACCTCGATCCTGCCGTACGCGACCCCGGCACCACCTTGCACATCGGAGATGTCCCCATGCCCGAGCTCGGGCCGGACGAAGTGCTCGTCGCGGTGATGGCGAGCTCGATCAACTACAACACGATCTGGTCGGCGCTCTTCGAACCGGTGCCGACGTTTCAGTTCCTCGCCCGACTCGGACGCTCACCGCGGCCGCTCGACCAGCGCCACAACCTGCCCTACCACGTGATCGGATCGGACGCTGCCGGTGTCATCGTTCGCACCGGACCCGCGGTACGCCGCTGGCAGATCGGTGACCGTGTGGTCGTGCACTGCAACGCGGTCGACGACCAAGACCCGAGCGCCCACGACGACTCGATGCTCGCCAGCGAGCAGCGCATCTGGGGTTACGAGACCAACTTCGGCGGCTTGGCGGAGTTCACCATCGTGCGAGCCAATCAGCTCATGCCGAAGCCCCGCCATCTCAGCTGGGAAGAGGCGGCCGTCAATCCCCTCACCAACTCGACCGCCTACCGCATGCTCGTCTCGCCCAACGGTGCCCAGATGCGTCAAGGACAGGTGGTGCTGATCTGGGGCGCGACCGGTGGGATCGGCTCCTACGGCGTCCAGTACGTCCTGAACGGCGGAGGCATCCCCGTCGGGGTGGTCTCCTCGCCGCGCAAGGCAGCGCTGCTCCGACGCATGGGCTGCGAGTACGTCATCGATCGTTCCGAGCGGAACTACCAGTTCTGGCGCGACGACGACACGCAGGACGAAACGGAGTGGCGACGCTTCGGCCAAGACATACGTGACCTCGTGGGCGAAGACCCTGACATCGTCTTCGAGCACCCGGGCCGCGCGACCATGGGGGCGTCCGTCTACGTCGCCAAGCGCGGCGGCACGATCGTGACGTGCGCTGCCACGAGCGGACATTGGATCTCCTACGACAACCGCCACCTGTGGATGAAGCTGAAGACCATCAAGGGCAGCCACTTCGCGAACTATCGCGAGGCGTGGGAAGCCAATCGACTCATCGAGCGTGGACGCATCCAACCGGTCCTGTCGGCCACGTACCCGCTCGAGGAGGTCGCCGAAGCGGTTCGCACGGTCCGCCAGAACCGTCACGAAGGCAAGGTCGGGATCCTCTGCCTCTCGCCCACGCCGGGGCTCGGCATCGACGACCCCGAGGCACGCACCGCGATCGGCGAAGACCGCATCGCACTCTTCGCGCGCTTTGCGGCCGAGCAAACGACGGCACCCGAACAGCGCGGAGGCGACGATGGACGAGCCTGA
- a CDS encoding acetyl-CoA C-acetyltransferase gives MSRSVIVSYARTPIGKLQGALASLSAMELGGRAIAGALERAGVAPDSVDYVFMGHVLQAGQGQITARQAAVAANIPMTVPATTVNKVCLSGLNAVFLADLLLAQGRTSVVVAGGMESMSRAPYVLPGARGGLRMGDAALIDSMLYDGLFCAFDRMAMGASTEHYCRVDHPVSRDRQDAFAARSHELAARAAKEGRLADEIVPVTVAGRRGEVHVVEDDEGIRPETTVETLARLRPAFAEDGTITAGNASQISDGAAALVVMRAEEAERRGLTPLGEILGYGQVAGPDASLLHQPSNAIRAAASDAGLDPASLDLVEINEAFAAVALASMDDLGIDPARVNVNGGAIALGHPIGASGARILGSLLLELRRRGGGVGAAALCGGGGQGDAMIVRVPRTES, from the coding sequence ATGTCGAGGTCGGTCATTGTCTCGTACGCTCGCACACCGATCGGCAAGCTCCAGGGTGCGTTGGCGTCGCTGTCGGCGATGGAGCTCGGTGGTCGCGCCATCGCGGGCGCGCTCGAGCGAGCGGGAGTCGCCCCGGACTCGGTGGACTATGTCTTCATGGGCCACGTGCTCCAGGCGGGCCAAGGCCAGATCACCGCGCGTCAGGCGGCGGTGGCCGCCAACATTCCCATGACCGTTCCCGCCACCACGGTGAACAAGGTCTGCTTGTCGGGCTTGAACGCAGTGTTCCTCGCCGATCTCCTCCTCGCCCAAGGACGCACCAGTGTCGTGGTGGCGGGCGGCATGGAGTCCATGTCGCGGGCGCCCTACGTGCTCCCCGGCGCGCGAGGCGGGCTGCGCATGGGCGACGCGGCCCTCATCGACTCGATGCTCTACGACGGGCTCTTCTGTGCGTTCGATCGCATGGCGATGGGTGCCTCGACCGAACACTACTGCCGGGTGGATCATCCGGTGTCTCGCGATCGCCAGGATGCCTTTGCGGCACGTTCGCACGAACTCGCTGCTCGAGCGGCGAAGGAGGGCCGTCTCGCCGACGAGATCGTGCCGGTCACGGTTGCGGGGCGCCGAGGCGAGGTGCACGTGGTCGAGGACGACGAGGGCATCCGTCCCGAGACCACGGTCGAGACGTTGGCCCGTCTGCGTCCGGCCTTTGCCGAGGACGGCACCATCACCGCTGGTAATGCGTCGCAGATCTCCGACGGCGCTGCCGCGCTCGTCGTCATGCGGGCCGAGGAGGCAGAGCGACGGGGCCTGACCCCTCTCGGAGAGATCCTCGGTTATGGGCAGGTTGCCGGTCCTGACGCGTCGTTGCTGCACCAACCCTCGAACGCCATCCGTGCTGCCGCGAGCGACGCCGGCCTCGACCCGGCCTCACTGGACCTCGTCGAGATCAACGAGGCGTTCGCCGCGGTCGCGCTCGCGTCCATGGACGATCTCGGTATCGATCCCGCGCGTGTCAACGTCAATGGGGGCGCGATCGCGCTCGGCCACCCCATCGGGGCCTCTGGTGCGCGGATCCTCGGCTCGCTCCTGCTCGAGCTCCGTCGTCGTGGTGGCGGTGTCGGCGCGGCCGCCCTGTGCGGCGGAGGAGGCCAGGGGGATGCGATGATCGTGCGCGTGCCCCGCACCGAGTCCTGA
- a CDS encoding glycosyltransferase → MRIFVEGATAHDNSYGIVNLRLAEALRARGHAVYVRPWDQSLRGAGTSARELDIEPFDLGVGHADVWVRQVWPPSFERPDAERAFVIQPFELGAVPARWVVEAGQLDGILVPSLFAKQTWLQGGADHRHLWVVPNGVVVPALVESSEPNGDRLTVGYVGGAIWRKGIDILIAGLDLLDDATLQRIELIVKVAGHDTYYAGQSLLERELLAHPRVAARTEIIRASLSQARLDALYQRFDVLAAPYRAEGFALPILEAMAHGVVPIVPDAGPAPEFVDRSCGVLLASRPLMVGGPADEFLGPALGPRWAIEVDPCDVGSAVAALLEDPGARAGRARAGQERARAWSWDRAASILEDVVRALDADEAPTDASSRLLLRATRGGPQAIGALVELGDLHGARELAAVTPGAEAVRARLEGLAATRPDVWWGARHRAPIPARAEARSSWHAGEGDLAIVTRVARYLAPLLAIGGGRVLDVGSGHGAMLGQLRSLGVRALGIELDPARVEHLRASGFDVLEGDALEVLGTLETGSFGGAFVGHLVEHFAPQEVVTLLAELARVVRTGGVVVIQTPDPQAEGVMQQTFWLDPTHVRPYPAMTIAAMAAEAGFATVGALERSLAPLVTDTLVVLRRRADAPVIAPRRVAAVAPAVVVVADPHSGFRRASDALLGELNAMGVGVRAEPLVGPRSDRVFMHDLPIGSLASGLVGTALVARTAWEARGLPRELRRTLARYRRILTYSHWSRDVFVEAGLAPDQVGVWAPKVALDLDPASVRALRGSREPSGRVLAVAEWGARKNIEALVRGFVRARGRVGQGSLVVKLRRIEAESAARWLERIVSEERGELAAISLVTDDLAPAALRQLYLDADLYCMPTRGEGFGLPFLEAMSYGCAVIAPADGGHRDVVDASQWLVPGRYEPAHVDPASGYADSGVFRGAEWFEIDPDAFVEVLAEALSDPDAVRSRALAALGLAEAAAQASIDEHELNVVRALWEDAVSYVDVR, encoded by the coding sequence ATGCGTATCTTCGTCGAGGGGGCAACGGCCCACGACAACTCCTACGGCATCGTGAACCTGCGCCTTGCCGAGGCGCTGCGCGCTCGTGGTCATGCGGTGTACGTGCGCCCGTGGGACCAATCGTTGCGGGGAGCTGGCACGAGCGCACGTGAGCTCGACATCGAGCCCTTCGATCTCGGCGTCGGCCACGCCGACGTCTGGGTGCGACAGGTGTGGCCGCCGTCGTTCGAGCGTCCCGACGCCGAGCGCGCCTTCGTCATCCAACCCTTCGAGCTTGGCGCGGTGCCGGCGAGGTGGGTCGTCGAGGCAGGTCAGCTCGATGGCATCCTCGTCCCCTCACTCTTTGCCAAGCAAACCTGGCTCCAAGGCGGGGCGGATCATCGCCACCTCTGGGTCGTTCCGAACGGCGTCGTCGTACCTGCCCTCGTCGAGTCCTCAGAACCGAACGGTGATCGCCTGACGGTGGGCTACGTGGGCGGCGCCATCTGGCGCAAGGGTATCGACATCCTCATCGCTGGTCTCGACCTCCTCGATGACGCCACGCTGCAACGGATCGAGCTCATCGTCAAGGTCGCAGGTCATGACACCTACTACGCCGGCCAGTCGTTGCTCGAGCGCGAGCTGCTCGCCCATCCTCGTGTCGCCGCTCGGACGGAGATCATTCGCGCGAGCCTGTCGCAGGCGCGGCTCGATGCCCTCTACCAACGCTTCGACGTGCTCGCGGCTCCCTACCGTGCCGAGGGGTTCGCGCTGCCGATCCTCGAGGCGATGGCTCACGGGGTCGTCCCGATCGTGCCGGACGCCGGGCCTGCGCCAGAGTTCGTCGACCGGAGCTGTGGCGTGTTGCTCGCGAGTCGCCCCCTCATGGTCGGTGGCCCTGCCGATGAGTTCCTCGGTCCGGCGCTCGGACCACGGTGGGCCATCGAGGTGGACCCCTGTGACGTCGGCTCCGCTGTGGCCGCGCTGCTGGAGGACCCCGGCGCCCGGGCTGGGCGTGCGCGAGCTGGGCAGGAGCGAGCCCGGGCCTGGAGCTGGGATCGCGCCGCAAGCATCCTCGAAGACGTCGTGAGGGCGCTGGACGCCGACGAGGCACCCACCGATGCGTCGTCTCGACTCCTCCTCCGTGCGACACGGGGTGGTCCGCAGGCGATCGGTGCGCTCGTCGAGCTGGGTGACCTCCACGGCGCCCGCGAGCTCGCTGCGGTGACCCCAGGCGCCGAGGCGGTGCGAGCGAGACTGGAGGGGCTCGCGGCCACTCGCCCGGACGTGTGGTGGGGTGCGCGCCATCGCGCGCCGATCCCCGCTCGGGCCGAAGCACGGTCGTCGTGGCACGCCGGCGAAGGCGACCTCGCCATCGTGACGCGTGTCGCGCGCTACCTCGCTCCACTGCTTGCGATCGGAGGCGGTCGCGTCCTCGACGTCGGGAGCGGCCATGGCGCGATGCTCGGTCAGCTCCGGTCGCTCGGGGTTCGTGCACTTGGGATCGAACTCGATCCAGCGAGAGTGGAGCACCTGCGTGCGAGTGGGTTCGACGTCCTCGAGGGCGATGCGCTCGAGGTGCTCGGCACCTTGGAGACGGGGAGCTTCGGCGGAGCCTTCGTGGGCCACCTCGTCGAGCACTTCGCGCCCCAGGAGGTCGTCACGTTGCTCGCCGAGCTCGCTCGTGTCGTTCGCACGGGTGGCGTCGTGGTGATCCAGACCCCGGATCCGCAGGCAGAGGGAGTCATGCAGCAGACGTTCTGGCTGGATCCGACGCACGTGCGCCCGTATCCGGCGATGACGATCGCCGCGATGGCGGCCGAGGCCGGTTTTGCCACTGTTGGGGCACTCGAGCGATCGCTCGCACCGCTCGTCACCGACACGCTCGTCGTGCTGCGTCGTCGTGCCGATGCGCCCGTCATCGCGCCTCGGAGGGTGGCAGCGGTGGCGCCGGCGGTGGTCGTGGTGGCCGACCCTCACAGTGGATTCCGGCGAGCCAGCGACGCGCTCCTCGGCGAGCTCAATGCGATGGGCGTGGGCGTGCGGGCAGAGCCCCTCGTGGGGCCGCGGTCGGACCGCGTGTTCATGCACGATCTCCCGATTGGTTCGTTGGCCAGCGGCCTCGTGGGTACGGCGCTCGTTGCGCGTACCGCGTGGGAGGCGAGGGGCCTGCCACGAGAGCTGCGCCGTACGCTCGCGCGCTATCGCCGCATCCTCACCTACTCACACTGGAGCCGCGACGTGTTCGTCGAGGCCGGGCTCGCGCCCGACCAGGTCGGCGTCTGGGCGCCGAAGGTGGCCCTGGACCTCGATCCAGCGTCAGTGCGAGCCCTGCGAGGTTCGAGGGAGCCCTCGGGGCGCGTCCTGGCGGTCGCCGAGTGGGGCGCTCGCAAGAACATCGAGGCCCTGGTGCGCGGGTTCGTCAGGGCTCGTGGTCGTGTCGGCCAGGGTTCGCTCGTCGTGAAGCTACGACGGATCGAGGCCGAGAGCGCGGCGCGCTGGCTCGAGCGGATCGTGAGCGAGGAGCGGGGTGAATTGGCGGCGATCTCGCTCGTCACCGACGACCTGGCGCCTGCGGCGCTGCGCCAGCTCTATCTCGATGCCGACCTCTACTGCATGCCGACGCGTGGCGAAGGCTTCGGCCTCCCCTTCCTCGAGGCGATGAGCTACGGGTGCGCCGTCATCGCGCCGGCCGACGGCGGTCACCGTGACGTGGTCGATGCGTCGCAATGGCTCGTTCCCGGTCGCTACGAGCCTGCGCACGTCGATCCCGCGTCTGGCTACGCCGATAGCGGGGTCTTCCGAGGAGCCGAGTGGTTCGAGATCGATCCCGACGCCTTCGTCGAGGTTCTCGCCGAGGCGCTCAGCGACCCGGACGCGGTGCGCTCGCGCGCCTTGGCTGCGCTCGGGCTCGCCGAGGCTGCCGCTCAGGCCTCGATCGACGAGCACGAGCTGAACGTCGTGCGCGCGCTCTGGGAGGACGCGGTCAGCTACGTGGATGTTCGATGA
- a CDS encoding peptidylprolyl isomerase: protein MAFGRRDRSYPCPEPDGSSPKTQRFDAPPSFCLADGASYEALMVTSEGELRFELFADRAPTTVNSFVFLARYHYFDGIGFHRIIPGFVVQGGDPTGSGAGGPGYRFRDELPPAGAYQIGSLAMANAGPNTNGSQFFIVSGPSGVALPPAYSLFGQMTDGSQTLARLDALGTPEGRPQRVPVIEHVTIIEHPRS from the coding sequence GTGGCGTTCGGACGTCGTGACCGTTCGTACCCTTGTCCCGAGCCCGACGGCTCGAGCCCGAAGACACAGCGGTTCGATGCGCCGCCGAGCTTCTGCCTCGCCGACGGTGCATCCTACGAGGCGCTCATGGTGACGAGCGAAGGCGAGCTCCGCTTCGAGCTCTTCGCCGACCGCGCGCCGACGACGGTCAACAGCTTCGTCTTCCTCGCCCGCTACCACTACTTCGACGGGATCGGGTTCCACCGCATCATCCCCGGCTTCGTCGTCCAAGGTGGCGATCCCACCGGGTCCGGCGCGGGTGGGCCTGGTTACCGCTTCCGCGACGAGCTCCCGCCAGCGGGCGCCTACCAGATCGGCTCGCTCGCCATGGCGAACGCCGGTCCGAACACGAATGGCTCGCAGTTCTTCATCGTCTCCGGACCCTCGGGTGTCGCACTGCCGCCCGCCTACAGCCTCTTCGGTCAGATGACCGACGGTTCGCAGACGCTCGCACGCCTCGACGCGCTCGGCACTCCCGAGGGTCGGCCACAGCGCGTCCCGGTCATCGAGCACGTCACGATCATCGAACATCCACGTAGCTGA
- a CDS encoding peptidylprolyl isomerase encodes MPSAKRARIRANQERLRAERAARQRRTRLIRRGVIVLVILVALLALIYELTRPTAKPAKGLLANGCPNPNGSAPKRTHFGAYPKECLVAGDTYTATVDTTAGTFTFRLEPNLGPKSANAFYVLSLYHFYDGTTFFRVIPGFVIQGGSPTNTDTGSPGFAYADKNPPAGSYRFGTLAMANSGAPGTNGSQFFIVSGPAGEQLPPDYSVFGQVTSGLNVITTINDAGSAQNNGIPPKHTYRIVSIHWHIASS; translated from the coding sequence GTGCCAAGCGCCAAGCGAGCCCGTATTCGGGCCAACCAAGAGCGACTGCGCGCCGAGCGCGCAGCCCGTCAGCGTCGCACCCGCCTCATCCGACGAGGAGTCATCGTCCTCGTCATCCTCGTCGCCCTCCTCGCGCTGATCTACGAGCTCACGCGCCCGACCGCAAAGCCCGCCAAGGGCCTCCTCGCCAACGGCTGTCCCAACCCGAACGGGTCCGCACCCAAGCGAACGCACTTTGGCGCCTACCCCAAGGAGTGCCTCGTCGCAGGGGATACCTACACCGCCACCGTCGACACGACCGCCGGCACGTTCACCTTCCGACTCGAGCCGAACCTGGGCCCCAAGAGCGCCAACGCCTTCTACGTCCTCAGCCTGTATCACTTCTACGACGGGACGACCTTCTTCCGAGTGATTCCGGGCTTCGTCATCCAAGGTGGCAGCCCGACGAACACCGACACCGGATCACCGGGCTTCGCCTACGCCGACAAGAACCCTCCTGCCGGCTCGTACCGCTTCGGCACGCTCGCCATGGCGAACTCCGGGGCGCCAGGGACGAACGGCTCGCAGTTCTTCATCGTGTCGGGTCCCGCAGGCGAGCAGCTCCCCCCTGACTACTCGGTCTTCGGCCAGGTGACGAGCGGCCTCAACGTCATCACCACCATCAACGACGCCGGCTCGGCCCAGAACAACGGCATCCCCCCGAAGCACACCTACCGGATCGTGTCGATCCACTGGCACATCGCGAGCTCGTAG
- a CDS encoding RNA-guided endonuclease TnpB family protein, with amino-acid sequence MNDGPTVGVDFGIACAAYVAGESAPRIMPPTLTPGEERRLRGLERRKARQLTYAKRHNGGRYSNRLRRTIREIARLRARQARRRQDFTHKLTSDLAKNHSLVAIEDLRVTHMTSSAKGTVEAPGTRVRQKAGLNRSILDIAPGERRRQLDYKCPKYGSLLVAVPPAGTSQTCPACGVRDPASRPGCGRSFACVQCGHTAHADAVAARNILDRAIALVGGGIAVGRTVDSAGRASGPSRRRTAAGVSAKVPPAVGATGA; translated from the coding sequence GTGAACGACGGACCCACGGTGGGCGTGGACTTCGGTATTGCCTGCGCCGCCTACGTCGCTGGCGAGTCTGCCCCGAGGATCATGCCCCCGACGCTCACCCCAGGCGAAGAGCGTCGGCTCCGTGGCCTGGAACGGCGTAAGGCTCGCCAGCTCACCTACGCGAAGCGTCACAACGGAGGCCGGTACTCGAACCGACTCCGTCGGACGATCCGTGAGATCGCACGTCTCCGGGCTCGCCAAGCCCGGAGACGCCAGGACTTCACCCACAAGCTCACGAGCGACTTGGCCAAGAACCACAGCCTCGTCGCCATCGAGGACTTGCGGGTGACCCACATGACGAGCTCGGCCAAGGGCACGGTCGAGGCTCCCGGCACCAGAGTCCGTCAGAAAGCCGGACTCAACCGGTCCATCTTGGACATAGCTCCTGGCGAGCGGCGTCGGCAACTGGACTACAAGTGCCCGAAGTACGGCTCCCTGCTCGTGGCGGTGCCACCGGCAGGCACGAGCCAGACCTGTCCTGCATGCGGGGTCCGAGACCCAGCGAGCAGGCCAGGGTGCGGGAGATCGTTCGCATGCGTGCAGTGTGGTCATACCGCACATGCGGACGCGGTGGCCGCACGGAACATCCTTGATCGGGCCATCGCCCTCGTTGGTGGTGGTATTGCCGTGGGGCGCACGGTGGACAGCGCGGGCAGGGCTTCTGGCCCGAGTCGCCGCCGCACGGCGGCAGGCGTTTCCGCGAAGGTTCCTCCTGCGGTAGGAGCCACAGGTGCGTGA